A genomic region of Oncorhynchus mykiss isolate Arlee chromosome 2, USDA_OmykA_1.1, whole genome shotgun sequence contains the following coding sequences:
- the LOC110494286 gene encoding P3 protein, whose translation MFKCDVGAYLRGTDCSTAVRSLTDINTNVTADSSRRYIQIGDGTSQEFEFPENTKGVIVIFSQYRSTASRKDRESWKQTVKVRSLDPEVLSILNVSDSGHTGPLKSYIISIRSGWPGRAQLLIQLLDLYQDSGSAVIEERTDYSIRVAPGSDDPAAQLIQSGGLSHFSENPVLFALLPLIFINKCAFGCKVEVEVLRGLLRRPVPLILGVAGQFLVMPLYAYGLSRLGSLPKALSLGLVITCSAPGGGGGYLYSLLLGGDVTLAISMTLVSTVVAAAAMPLSSALYGRLLGVHAALHVPFVKILGTLLFIAIPISLGMLVKLRLPKLTRVLLALIRPFSFVLIVGGIFMAYQMGASILANVRPQIVVAGVTVPMFGLLLGFGMGKLAGLAVPQRKTVSIEVGVQNSLLALAVMQLSFRRAEADFASQAPFIVALSSTSEMLLIVLCHFAHRKFCAPSAPTDT comes from the exons ATGTTCAAATGTGACGTTGGTGCTTATTTG AGAGGAACAGACTGTTCGACGGCGGTCCGGTCCCTGACAGACATCAACACGAACGTGACGGCCGACAGCAGCAGAAGGTATATACAAATCGGGGACGGGACCTCCCAGGAATTTGAGTTTCCCGAAAACACTAAGGGCGTGATTGTAATCTTCAGTCAATACCGGAGCACCGCAAGTAGGAAGGACCGCGAGAGCTGGAAGCAGACGGTCAAGGTACGCTCCCTGGACCCGGAGGTTCTTTCCATTCTGAATGTAAGCGACAGTGGGCATACGGGGCCCTTGAAGAGTTACATAATCAGCATACGGTCTGGGTGGCCAGGTCGGGCACAGCTGCTCATTCAGCTACTGGACTTGTACCAGGATTCTGGTTCGGCTGTAATTGAGGAAAGGACAGACTACTCCATCAGGGTGGCGCCTGGCAGTGATGACCCAGCCGCCCAGCTTATACAGTCGGGCGGGCTGTCCCACTTCTCTGAGAACCCTGTCCTATTTGCCTTGCTGCCACTCATCTTCATCAACAAGTGTGCTTTTGGGTgcaaggtagaggtagaggtgctGAGGGGTCTCCTGCGGAGGCCTGTGCCCCTCATCTTAGGGGTCGCAGGTCAGTTCCTGGTCATGCCACTGTACGCATATGGCCTGTCCAGGCTGGGCTCCCTGCCCAAGGCCCTCTCCCTGGGCCTGGTCATCACATGTTCTGCCCCAGGTGGAGGCGGAGGCTACCTCTACAGCCTGCTACTAGGTGGGGATGTCACTCTGGCCATCTCCATGACACTAGTGTCCACAGTGGTAGCTGCAGCAGCCATGCCCCTGTCCTCTGCCCTGTACGGCAGGTTACTGGGGGTCCACGCAGCCCTCCATGTGCCCTTTGTCAAGATCCTGGGCACCCTTCTTTTCATTGCCATCCCCATCTCCCTGGGCATGCTGGTGAAGCTACGTCTGCCAAAGCTGACCCGCGTGCTGCTGGCACTGATCCGTCCCTTCAGCTTCGTGCTCATCGTGGGCGGCATCTTCATGGCCTATCAGATGGGGGCGTCTATCCTGGCCAACGTGAGACCTCAGATAGTGGTTGCGGGGGTGACTGTGCCCATGTTTGGCCTGCTGCTGGGGTTTGGGATGGGGAAGCTGGCAGGGCTGGCAGTGCCACAGAGGAAGACGGTCAGTATTGAGGTGGGGGTGCAGAACAGTCTCCTGGCGCTGGCGGTTATGCAGCTGTCGTTCCGGCGGGCGGAGGCTGACTTTGCGTCCCAGGCACCCTTCATAGTGGCGCTCAGCAGCACCTCTGAGATGCTACTCATTGTCCTCTGCCATTTCGCCCATCGAAAGTTCTGTGCCCCGAGCGCTCCAACTGACACCTGA